One segment of Streptomyces sp. XD-27 DNA contains the following:
- a CDS encoding amino acid permease: MHQAPPTDELAAVPAEPASPAEPAASAEPLAGGLKQRHLTMLGLGGVIGAGLFVGSGAGIAVAGPGIVISYLLAGALAMLVMRMLGEMSAAMPASGAFSVHAERALGRWAGFTVGWLYWFLLVVVLAVEATAAAGIAHGWVPSVPQWAWVLLFMVVFTAANLAAVKNFGEFEFWFAALKVGAIVLFLALGLLAVFGALPDTDPVGLANLTGQGGFLPNGWSGVVSGVLAVLFAFGGLEVVTIAAAESDDPARAVARAVRGAMWRILFFYVGSMLVIVTVLPWTAMAPGQSPYVAVLDHIGVPKAGQIMNIVVFVALLSALNANLYGSSRMVFSLAERGEAPRSLLAVSPGGVPRRAVLASVAFGFVSVLLNLKWPDSIFQYMLNAVGAVLLFVWALIAAAQLWLRRRIERETPELLTLRMWAFPWLTWASLVAMAGVLVLMVTDDQARPQLLWSAGATGAVLAVAGLRELRARG, translated from the coding sequence ATGCACCAGGCCCCGCCCACCGACGAGCTCGCGGCCGTGCCCGCCGAACCGGCCTCACCCGCCGAACCGGCCGCATCCGCCGAACCCCTCGCGGGCGGACTCAAGCAACGCCACCTGACGATGCTCGGCCTCGGCGGCGTCATCGGCGCGGGGCTGTTCGTGGGCTCCGGCGCCGGGATCGCCGTCGCCGGGCCCGGCATCGTCATCTCGTACCTGCTCGCGGGCGCGCTCGCGATGCTGGTGATGCGCATGCTCGGTGAGATGTCGGCGGCGATGCCCGCGTCGGGCGCCTTCTCGGTGCACGCGGAGCGGGCGCTCGGCCGCTGGGCGGGCTTCACCGTCGGCTGGCTCTACTGGTTCCTGCTGGTGGTGGTGCTCGCGGTGGAGGCGACGGCGGCGGCCGGGATCGCGCACGGCTGGGTGCCGTCGGTGCCGCAGTGGGCCTGGGTGCTGCTGTTCATGGTGGTCTTCACCGCCGCCAACCTGGCCGCCGTGAAGAACTTCGGCGAGTTCGAGTTCTGGTTCGCGGCGCTCAAGGTCGGCGCGATCGTGCTCTTCCTCGCCCTGGGCCTGCTCGCGGTCTTCGGGGCGCTGCCGGACACCGATCCGGTGGGCCTGGCCAATCTCACCGGGCAGGGCGGTTTCCTCCCGAACGGCTGGAGTGGCGTGGTCTCCGGCGTGCTGGCCGTCCTCTTCGCCTTCGGCGGTCTGGAGGTCGTCACCATCGCGGCGGCGGAGTCCGACGACCCGGCGCGGGCGGTCGCCCGGGCCGTGCGCGGCGCCATGTGGCGCATCCTCTTCTTCTATGTCGGCTCGATGCTGGTCATCGTCACCGTGCTGCCGTGGACCGCGATGGCGCCGGGGCAGAGCCCGTACGTGGCCGTGCTGGACCACATCGGGGTGCCGAAGGCCGGGCAGATCATGAACATCGTGGTGTTCGTGGCGCTGCTGTCCGCGCTCAACGCCAATCTCTACGGCTCCTCCCGGATGGTGTTCTCGCTGGCCGAGCGCGGGGAGGCGCCGCGCTCGCTGCTGGCGGTGTCGCCGGGCGGGGTGCCGCGCCGCGCGGTGCTGGCCTCGGTGGCGTTCGGTTTCGTCTCGGTGCTGCTCAATCTCAAGTGGCCGGATTCGATCTTCCAGTACATGCTCAACGCCGTGGGTGCCGTACTGCTGTTCGTATGGGCGCTGATCGCCGCCGCCCAACTGTGGCTGCGCCGCCGTATCGAGCGGGAGACCCCGGAGCTGCTGACCCTGCGCATGTGGGCCTTCCCCTGGCTGACCTGGGCCTCCCTGGTCGCGATGGCCGGCGTTCTGGTGCTGATGGTGACGGACGATCAGGCGCGGCCACAGCTTCTGTGGTCGGCGGGCGCGACGGGCGCGGTGCTGGCCGTGGCGGGGCTGCGGGAGCTGCGGGCCCGCGGCTGA
- a CDS encoding amino acid permease, whose amino-acid sequence MNRTPASAAPERAAENTGTSAQGNGTPLSHGLKQRHLSMIALGGVIGAGLFVSSGLGIAAAGPSIVLAYALSGLLVMLVMRMLGEMSAANPASGSFSVYAERALGPWAGFTAGWMYWTLLTFAVGVEGLGAAGIMTGWFPSTESWMWVLAFMVVFLGANLASVKNFGEFEFWFAALKVAAIGLFLVLGALAIFGVLPGTDAPGTDNLTGHDGFMPNGVDGLVVGLVASVIAYGGLETVTIAAAESENPVKGVANAVRTAMWRIALFYIGSMFVIVMLIPWNDPKVVSDGPYVSVLNVLDVPAAGEIMKFVVLAALLSAMNANIYGSSRMAYSLVARGQGPAFLGRVSGGVPRLAVAASCVFGFVTVLLNYWSPDKVFVWVANMIGAVVLIVWGFIAVSQLQMRRRLEREAPEKLVVRMWGFPYLTWVALAGVVTFLALMARQDDTREQLYYSTGLAVVLTVVGLIRQKTAAAKRR is encoded by the coding sequence ATGAACCGGACACCCGCGTCCGCCGCGCCGGAGCGCGCTGCCGAGAACACCGGCACCTCCGCTCAGGGCAACGGCACTCCCCTGTCCCATGGCCTCAAGCAGCGCCATCTGTCGATGATCGCGCTCGGTGGCGTGATCGGCGCGGGACTGTTCGTGAGTTCCGGTCTCGGCATCGCGGCGGCCGGCCCCTCCATCGTCCTGGCGTACGCGCTGTCCGGCCTCCTGGTGATGCTGGTCATGCGGATGCTCGGCGAGATGTCCGCCGCCAACCCCGCGTCCGGATCCTTCTCGGTGTACGCCGAGCGGGCGCTCGGCCCCTGGGCGGGCTTCACGGCCGGCTGGATGTACTGGACGCTGCTGACCTTCGCGGTCGGCGTCGAGGGGCTCGGCGCGGCCGGGATCATGACCGGCTGGTTCCCCTCGACCGAGTCCTGGATGTGGGTCCTGGCCTTCATGGTCGTCTTCCTGGGCGCCAACCTGGCCTCGGTGAAGAACTTCGGTGAGTTCGAGTTCTGGTTCGCCGCCTTGAAGGTGGCCGCGATCGGGCTGTTCCTGGTGCTGGGCGCGCTCGCCATCTTCGGCGTCCTGCCGGGCACGGACGCGCCGGGCACCGACAACCTCACCGGCCACGACGGCTTCATGCCCAACGGCGTCGACGGCCTCGTGGTCGGCCTGGTCGCGTCGGTCATCGCCTACGGCGGTCTGGAGACCGTGACCATCGCCGCCGCCGAGTCCGAGAACCCGGTCAAGGGCGTCGCGAACGCCGTGCGCACCGCCATGTGGCGGATCGCGTTGTTCTACATCGGCTCGATGTTCGTCATCGTGATGCTGATCCCGTGGAACGACCCGAAGGTCGTCAGCGACGGCCCGTACGTCTCGGTGCTGAACGTCCTGGACGTCCCGGCGGCCGGGGAGATCATGAAGTTCGTGGTGCTGGCCGCACTGCTGTCCGCGATGAACGCCAACATCTACGGCTCCTCCCGGATGGCGTACTCGCTGGTGGCGCGCGGTCAGGGTCCCGCGTTCCTGGGCAGGGTCAGCGGGGGCGTGCCCCGGCTGGCGGTGGCCGCGTCCTGCGTCTTCGGCTTCGTCACCGTGCTGCTGAACTACTGGTCGCCGGACAAGGTGTTCGTCTGGGTGGCGAACATGATCGGCGCGGTCGTGCTCATCGTGTGGGGCTTCATCGCGGTCTCCCAGCTCCAGATGCGGCGGCGGCTGGAGCGTGAGGCGCCCGAGAAGCTCGTGGTGCGGATGTGGGGCTTCCCGTATCTCACCTGGGTGGCGCTGGCCGGTGTGGTGACCTTCCTGGCTCTGATGGCCCGCCAGGACGACACCCGCGAGCAGCTGTACTACTCGACGGGTCTGGCGGTGGTCCTGACCGTCGTCGGCCTCATACGGCAGAAGACGGCGGCCGCCAAGCGCCGCTGA
- the pepN gene encoding aminopeptidase N gives MPGENLTRDEAQERARLLTVDAYDVALDLRSAVGPAEGAGPRTFRSTTTIRFRAAEPGASTFADLVAPSVGSVVLNGRELDPAAVFDGARIVLDDLAAENVLVVDAQCAYSRTGEGMHRFEDPEDGQVYLYTQYEPADARRVFATFEQPDLKAPFTFSVTAPADWTVLSNGEREGDPAPAGDAAATWRFVPTKPISTYITAVVAGPYHVVRDHYRRTLPDGEVLEIPLGALCRASLAKHFDADDIFTVTKQGLDFFHDHFDYPYPFGKYDQAFVPEYNIGAMENPGCVTFREEFVFRGKVTQASYENRANVILHEMAHMWFGDLVTMEWWDDLWLKESFADFMGAFSLVEATRFTDGWITFANRRKSWAYRADQLPSTHPVTADIHDLEDAKLNFDGITYAKGASVLKQLVAYVGRDAFLEGARRYFKRHAYGNTRLADLLSVLEETSGRDMTAWSRAWLQTAGVNVLTPQATYDAAGRVTELSILQEAAESHPTLRPHRVAVGLYRRRDADGALVRYARVEVDVSGPRTEVPELAGAERPELILVNDDDLTYCKVRFDADSLDTLRRHLGDLTDPLARALCWSALWNLTRDGLMPARDYLDLVQRFAGAETDIGVLQMVQSWAGSALVHYSAPENREQAGAEVAESALRELRLAEPGSGHQLAWARFFAQNADSDSELRLLRGLLDGTARIDGLDVDQELRWVFLEPLASHGVADESVIAAELARDDTASGKRHQVRCLAARPSEEVKAEAWASVVESDRLSNALVEATIAGFCQADQRELLAPYAKRYFAALESVWRERSIEIGMAIVRGLFPALQDDPGTLEATDAWLAEHADAAPALRRLVSEARDDLARALRAQECDARATR, from the coding sequence GTGCCCGGTGAGAATCTGACCCGTGACGAGGCCCAGGAGCGGGCCCGGCTGCTGACCGTGGACGCCTACGACGTGGCGCTCGATCTGCGGTCCGCGGTGGGCCCCGCCGAGGGTGCCGGGCCGCGCACCTTCCGTTCGACGACGACGATCCGGTTCCGTGCGGCCGAGCCGGGCGCGTCGACCTTCGCCGACCTGGTCGCGCCGAGCGTCGGGTCTGTGGTGCTGAACGGGCGCGAGCTGGACCCGGCCGCCGTGTTCGACGGCGCGCGGATCGTGCTGGACGACCTGGCCGCGGAGAACGTCCTGGTGGTGGACGCGCAGTGCGCCTACAGCCGGACCGGGGAGGGCATGCACCGCTTCGAGGACCCCGAGGACGGCCAGGTCTACCTCTACACGCAGTACGAGCCGGCCGACGCGCGCCGGGTGTTCGCCACCTTCGAACAGCCGGACCTGAAGGCGCCGTTCACCTTCTCCGTGACCGCGCCCGCGGACTGGACCGTGCTGAGCAACGGCGAGCGGGAAGGCGACCCGGCCCCAGCCGGAGACGCCGCGGCGACCTGGCGTTTCGTACCGACCAAGCCGATCTCGACGTACATCACGGCGGTCGTCGCCGGTCCGTACCACGTGGTGCGGGACCACTACCGCCGCACGCTGCCGGACGGAGAGGTGTTGGAGATCCCGCTGGGCGCGCTGTGCCGCGCCTCGCTCGCCAAGCACTTCGACGCGGACGACATCTTCACCGTCACCAAGCAGGGTCTGGACTTCTTCCACGACCACTTCGACTACCCGTACCCGTTCGGCAAGTACGACCAGGCGTTCGTGCCGGAGTACAACATCGGCGCGATGGAGAACCCGGGCTGTGTGACCTTCCGCGAGGAGTTCGTCTTCCGCGGGAAGGTGACCCAGGCCTCGTACGAGAACCGGGCCAACGTCATCCTGCACGAGATGGCGCACATGTGGTTCGGCGACCTGGTGACCATGGAGTGGTGGGACGACCTGTGGCTCAAGGAGTCCTTCGCGGACTTCATGGGCGCCTTCTCGCTGGTGGAGGCCACCCGGTTCACCGACGGCTGGATCACCTTCGCCAACCGGCGCAAGTCGTGGGCGTACCGCGCCGACCAGTTGCCGTCCACCCACCCGGTCACGGCCGACATCCACGACCTGGAGGACGCCAAGCTCAACTTCGACGGCATCACCTACGCCAAGGGCGCGAGCGTGCTCAAGCAGCTCGTGGCGTACGTGGGCCGGGACGCGTTCCTGGAGGGCGCCCGCCGCTACTTCAAGCGGCACGCGTACGGCAACACCCGGCTGGCGGATCTGCTGTCGGTGCTGGAGGAGACCTCGGGCCGGGACATGACCGCCTGGTCGCGGGCCTGGCTGCAGACCGCCGGGGTCAATGTGCTCACGCCGCAGGCGACGTACGACGCGGCCGGCCGCGTCACCGAGCTGTCCATCCTCCAGGAGGCGGCGGAGAGCCACCCGACGCTGCGGCCGCACCGGGTCGCCGTGGGCCTGTACCGGCGCCGCGACGCCGACGGCGCGCTGGTGCGGTACGCCCGGGTGGAGGTCGACGTCTCCGGGCCGCGCACCGAGGTGCCCGAGCTGGCGGGCGCCGAGCGGCCCGAGCTGATCCTGGTCAACGACGACGACCTCACCTACTGCAAAGTGCGGTTCGACGCGGACTCGCTCGACACCCTGCGCCGGCACCTGGGCGACCTCACCGACCCGCTGGCCCGCGCGCTGTGCTGGTCGGCGCTGTGGAACCTCACCCGCGACGGGCTGATGCCCGCCCGCGACTACCTGGACCTGGTGCAGCGGTTCGCCGGCGCCGAGACCGACATCGGCGTACTGCAGATGGTCCAGTCCTGGGCCGGCAGCGCGCTGGTGCACTACAGCGCGCCCGAGAACCGGGAGCAGGCGGGCGCCGAGGTGGCCGAGAGCGCACTGCGCGAGCTGCGGCTCGCCGAGCCCGGCAGCGGCCACCAGCTGGCGTGGGCCCGGTTCTTCGCCCAGAACGCCGACTCCGACAGCGAACTGAGGCTGCTGCGCGGGCTGCTGGACGGCACGGCCCGGATCGACGGGCTCGACGTCGACCAGGAGCTGCGGTGGGTGTTCCTGGAGCCGCTCGCCTCGCACGGTGTGGCGGACGAGTCGGTGATCGCGGCGGAGCTGGCCAGGGACGACACCGCCTCCGGCAAGCGGCACCAGGTCCGCTGCCTGGCGGCCCGGCCGTCGGAGGAGGTCAAGGCGGAGGCGTGGGCGTCGGTCGTGGAGTCGGACCGGCTGTCCAACGCGCTGGTGGAGGCCACCATCGCGGGGTTCTGCCAGGCGGACCAGCGGGAGCTGCTCGCGCCGTACGCGAAGCGGTACTTCGCGGCGCTGGAGAGCGTGTGGCGCGAACGGTCGATCGAGATCGGCATGGCGATCGTGCGCGGGCTCTTCCCTGCGCTCCAGGACGACCCCGGCACGTTGGAGGCGACGGACGCCTGGCTGGCGGAGCACGCGGACGCGGCGCCCGCGCTGCGCCGTCTGGTCAGCGAGGCGCGGGACGACCTGGCACGGGCGCTCCGCGCCCAGGAGTGCGACGCGCGGGCCACCCGCTGA
- a CDS encoding superoxide dismutase, with translation MAIYTLPELPYDYSALAPVISPEIIELHHDKHHAAYVKGANDTLEQLAEARDKDQWGAINGLEKNLAFHLSGHILHSIYWHNMTGDGGGEPLDKDGVGELADAIAENFGSFAKFKAQLSKASATTQGSGWGVLAYEPVSGRLIVEQVYDHQGNVGQGSVPILVFDAWEHAFYLQYKNQKVDFIEAMWNVVNWQDVAKRYAAAKERANNLLLAP, from the coding sequence ATGGCCATCTACACACTTCCTGAACTTCCGTACGACTACTCGGCGCTGGCGCCCGTCATCAGCCCCGAGATCATCGAGCTGCACCACGACAAGCACCACGCGGCGTACGTCAAGGGCGCGAACGACACCCTTGAGCAGCTCGCGGAGGCCCGGGACAAGGACCAGTGGGGCGCCATCAACGGCCTGGAGAAGAACCTGGCCTTCCACCTGTCCGGCCACATCCTCCACAGCATCTACTGGCACAACATGACCGGCGACGGCGGCGGTGAGCCGCTGGACAAGGACGGCGTCGGAGAGCTCGCCGACGCCATCGCGGAGAACTTCGGCTCGTTCGCCAAGTTCAAGGCCCAGCTGTCCAAGGCATCCGCCACCACGCAGGGATCGGGCTGGGGTGTGCTGGCCTACGAGCCGGTGTCCGGCCGCCTGATCGTGGAGCAGGTCTACGACCACCAGGGCAACGTCGGCCAGGGCTCCGTCCCGATCCTGGTCTTCGACGCCTGGGAGCACGCCTTCTACCTTCAGTACAAGAACCAGAAGGTGGACTTCATCGAGGCGATGTGGAACGTCGTCAACTGGCAGGACGTGGCGAAGCGGTACGCCGCCGCGAAGGAGCGCGCGAACAACCTGCTGCTGGCCCCGTAA
- a CDS encoding DsbA family protein — protein sequence MTATDAATAAPATPADFWFDPLCPWAWMTSRWMLEVEKVRPVQVRWHVMSLAVLNEDKLDQVPEEYREMLRTTAWGPVRVCIAAEKKHGNEVLGPLYTALGTRIHHQGLAPDHDTIVAALEEVGLPVELADAARSDAHDAALRASHQEGIGLVGEDVGTPVIAVPGADGDRIAFFGPVVTPAPKGEEAARLWDGTLMVASVPGFYEIKRTRTTGPIFD from the coding sequence GTGACCGCGACCGACGCCGCGACCGCCGCCCCCGCCACGCCCGCCGACTTCTGGTTCGACCCGCTGTGCCCGTGGGCATGGATGACCTCTCGCTGGATGCTGGAGGTGGAGAAGGTCCGCCCGGTCCAGGTGCGCTGGCACGTCATGAGCCTCGCCGTGCTGAACGAGGACAAGCTGGACCAGGTCCCCGAGGAGTACCGGGAGATGCTGCGCACCACGGCCTGGGGCCCGGTGCGGGTCTGCATAGCGGCCGAGAAGAAGCACGGGAACGAGGTCCTCGGCCCGCTCTACACGGCGCTCGGCACTCGCATCCACCACCAGGGCCTGGCGCCCGACCACGACACGATCGTCGCCGCCCTGGAGGAGGTGGGCCTGCCCGTGGAGCTGGCGGACGCCGCCCGCAGCGACGCCCACGACGCCGCGCTGCGCGCCTCCCACCAGGAGGGCATCGGCCTGGTCGGCGAGGACGTCGGCACCCCGGTGATCGCCGTACCCGGCGCGGACGGCGACCGGATCGCCTTCTTCGGCCCGGTCGTCACCCCGGCGCCCAAGGGCGAGGAAGCGGCCCGCCTGTGGGACGGCACTCTGATGGTCGCCTCCGTTCCCGGCTTCTACGAGATCAAGCGCACCCGGACGACCGGCCCCATCTTCGACTGA